A DNA window from Trichosurus vulpecula isolate mTriVul1 chromosome 2, mTriVul1.pri, whole genome shotgun sequence contains the following coding sequences:
- the LOC118837292 gene encoding NEDD4 family-interacting protein 2-like → MIPAEAEATTEPEHPCEPFLVPPPYSVAASLPTYEEAQRAKAVAVAASAVPSGEPTQAEDDIFSGDDSIGSDADQLRVGSDGIFLVAFFMAFLFNWVGFCLSFCITSSIAGRYGALCGFGLSLTKWILIIRFSDYFTGYFNGQYWLWWIFLLIGILLFFRGFYSYLKVRKTSERLDTATRTRCIYSD, encoded by the coding sequence atgatccCCGCCGAGGCCGAGGCCACCACGGAACCCGAACACCCCTGTGAGCCCTTCCTGGTGCCGCCCCCGTACAGTGTGGCCGCGTCCCTTCCCACCTACGAGGAAGCGCAGAGGGCCAAAGCTGTGGCAGTGGCCGCCAGCGCAGTCCCCTCAGGGGAGCCCACCCAGGCAGAGGACGACATCTTTTCGGGGGATGACTCCATCGGCTCGGATGCTGACCAGCTACGGGTGGGCAGCGACGGCATCTTCTTGGTGGCCTTTTTCATGGCCTTCCTCTTCAACTGGGTTGGGTTTTGCTTGTCCTTCTGTATCACCAGTTCTATAGCGGGGAGGTACGGTGCCCTCTGTGGATTCGGCCTTTCCTTGACCAAGTGGATCCTCATCATCCGCTTCTCCGACTACTTCACCGGATACTTCAATGGACAGTACTGGCTTTGGTGGATATTTCTTTTGATTGGCATCCTGCTTTTCTTCAGAGGATTTTACAGTtaccttaaagtcaggaagacctccgAAAGGTTGGACACTGCCACTAGAACAAGATGTATCTACTCGGATTAA